The Verrucomicrobiota bacterium region GCTCACGGTCAACAACCGCCAGGCGACGATTCGGGTCGGCACCGACATCCCCATCGCCACCAGCCAACAGGAGCCGGGTGCGTTTGCTGCGCCTGGCACCGTGGCCTTCAATTTCAAATACCTCGCCACGGGCATTTCGCTCAATGTCATGCCCCGCGCGAACGAGGCGGGCGACCAGATCAGTTTGTTGATCGACACCATCGTATCGGCGCAGGTGCCGGGCGCGGATTTGGAACTTCGGTCCGCGAGTGGCGCGCTGCTGGCTTCCGCGCCCTCGATGGCCACGCGGCGAATCCAGACCTACGCCCGGATCGACAACAACACCCCGTTCATCATCGGCGGCTTGGTGAACAAAGAATACGCGACCACGCGGGACAAAATCCCGTTGCTCGGAGACATCCCGTATCTCGGCGCGCTGTTCCGCTCGAAACGAACGACCTCCAGCAAACGCGAAGTGATCGTCGTGCTCACGCCGCACATTTTGGAGCCGGAGAAAGGCAAACTGTTCGGCCAGTTTTTGCCCAAGGATGAGGACCGGTTCGACGAGTTCGGAAATATCCTGTTCCGGGACACCTACCGCATCCGTTCCGAGGACGTGTTCGATTTGTCATTTATCACGGACAATCCGCGGCTGCAGCGTTTTCGCGACGAGGCCCACCGGGCAATCCTTCGCGATTTTCGACTGGCTTACTCAGAGCCTTACAGCCAGTTCGCGGATAATCGCTTCCCCGGCGAAAACATTCTTGTGCGCCGCATGGTGTGGGAAGTGGTGCGCCGGCTTTCCACAACCAACGGCGTGCCCAACTCCAAATGGCTCGACAGCAACATCAACCCGGAACGCTTGATTGTCTTTGAAAGCCAGCAGGCGGGCGGAGGTTTTGGCGTGCAATTCCTCGAACGAATCTTGTCCAGGCTGGCGGGAGTGAAGGATTTCGATGCTTTCTTGAAGGGCAAGTCCGGCAAAGCGCTCGTGCTGACTTTTCACGGAAAAGCTCCGGTGGAGGCGATGGCAGAGCCGATCACCGTGCCCATCCCTGAATTCCGCCTTCTGGATTGCCCGGATCACCAGAAAGCCTGGAACACGCTGCTTTGGGATTTGAACCAGCCCGACGACAAAGGGCTGCCTCGATATTCGATCGTGCTGAAAGATCGTTCCGATCTGGTGCGATTGCAGCGCGCCCTCATCGTGAAGAAGATCGTGGCCCTGAACGGCGGCAACATCCAGATTTCTCTCTCCAACTTCAGCCTCGGCAAGTTGCTCCTGATGCCCGAACCCAAGCCGGATCAGTTTCATCCGGTTGATGGCGAGGTGGCGCAGTACTTCTTCCAAATCGAGAAATACTACGAAGCCACCCTGCAAGTGATCGAAAGAACCCTGGCTCGGATGGAAAAGGCCGGGCGGAACTCTTCGACTGTGCCCCGATAATCTCCGCGGTTGTGCAATGCCTCCGAACAAAGCTCCAACTCCAATCTCCTTGACGAACGAGATCCTTCACGTTCTGAAGAAGCTGATTTGGCCCGTCCTCACGCTGGCCTTGATCCTGGTCCCGGGCTGGCAATGGCTGGGCGAACGGCAGGCCGAGGCCAAGGACATCACGCAGCGCATTCTGGGCTACGTGGTTGGTGTCGGGCTTGGACTGAGCATGGCCTGGCTGGTCGTCCGGTTGATCGAAGTTCTGGTCTGGCGGCTCCTGGAACTGCGTTTGCGCACGAACGTGCCGCGGTTGCTGAAGGACATTGTGGCGGCGGTCATTTTCTTGATCGCTGGTTTGATGATTTTCGGGCTGGTCTTCAAACAATCGGTCACCGGCATCTGGGCGACCTCCGGCATCGTCAGCCTGGTCGTGGGCTTCGCGTTGAAGAACATGATTGCCGACGTGTTCTGCGGCATCGCCTTGAACGTGGACCAACCGTTCAAGATCGGGCAGTGGATCAAAATCCATCCGCGCGCCCTGCCGCCGATCGAAGGGGCCGTGCTGGAAATCAGTTGGCGATCGACGCGGATGCGGACCATGGGCCACAACCTGGTGGTCGTGCCGAACAGCGAAATCAGCACGATGATCATCACTAATTACAGCGAGCCGCAGGACAAATGCCGGTTCGATATTCCATTCTGCCTGGATTTCGAGGTCCCCGCCGAACGCGCCGTCCGCGTCCTTCTGGCCGGCACCAAAGCCGCCGCGGGCGTTCTCGAAACCCCGGCCCCGACGGTCAACGCCAGCAAAGTCAGCGGCCGTGGCGTCGAGTACATGGTGCGATTCTGGATGAAGCCGGCGGAGATGAACCCGGAAGTCGTGTACCACACGGTCATTACCAATATCCTCCGGCACCTCCACCAGGCGGGCATTTCCCTGGCTTACGAGAAGCACGACATCTTTTACGCGGAAATGCCGCCCCGGCAGTTGGACCGCTTGAACGACCGCGCCGCGCTGGTCCAGCGCATCGAAATCTTCTCCGGCTTGCAACAGGAGGAGACCGCACGCCTCGCGGCACGGATCAAGGAGCGGCGTTTCCGGTCCGGCTCGGCCATCGTCAACCAGGGAGATCCCGGCGATTCCATGTTCGTGCTCGTCGAAGGTTTGCTGGAGGTTCGCTCGGATTTGGAAAACGGAAGAAAACAAGTCCGCGTCAAGTCGCTTGAGCCGGGCGAATTCTTTGGCGAAATGTCGTTGCTGACCGGCGAACCGCGAGCCGCGACGGTCGCGGCCCTGACCGACACCGTGGTCTATCAGATCGGCAAGGAGGATCTCGAATTGCTTCTGGCGCACCGGCCGGAAATCGCGGTGAACATTTCGCAAATCGTCGCGCAACGGCGGCAAGACCTGACCGCGCTGGAGAAACTGACTCCGGGAGAGAAAGCGGTCGCTCAGCAAAGTTTCGCCGAACAAATCCTGGACAAGATGAAGAGCGTTTTCACCAGCCTCCGCCACGGACTCGGCTTGCGCCATCGCGAAACGGCTATCGCCAAGTAAAAGGCTTGTTGGCCTCATCTCAATGCCCCCCTCAGTTAAGGTAGTTACTGTGCAGACCGTGGGATTGACGACAGATCGACCGGAGAATCGTAGCGCAGATTTTCAATCTGCTGTATCGCCGATTTCCAATCGGCAGGGCGCCGGCAAGTCCCAGCGGGCTCGGACTGGGAGACCCCCCGCAGAATACAATTCTGCGATACGGCAGAGTGCAACTCTGCGCTACGAGCTTTGTCGTCCATACCGCGGACCAAGCAGTAAGTGGGGCGAGGCTCCTGCCGAGCCAATGCCATCGAAGACAAACTCCGCAG contains the following coding sequences:
- a CDS encoding mechanosensitive ion channel; its protein translation is MPPNKAPTPISLTNEILHVLKKLIWPVLTLALILVPGWQWLGERQAEAKDITQRILGYVVGVGLGLSMAWLVVRLIEVLVWRLLELRLRTNVPRLLKDIVAAVIFLIAGLMIFGLVFKQSVTGIWATSGIVSLVVGFALKNMIADVFCGIALNVDQPFKIGQWIKIHPRALPPIEGAVLEISWRSTRMRTMGHNLVVVPNSEISTMIITNYSEPQDKCRFDIPFCLDFEVPAERAVRVLLAGTKAAAGVLETPAPTVNASKVSGRGVEYMVRFWMKPAEMNPEVVYHTVITNILRHLHQAGISLAYEKHDIFYAEMPPRQLDRLNDRAALVQRIEIFSGLQQEETARLAARIKERRFRSGSAIVNQGDPGDSMFVLVEGLLEVRSDLENGRKQVRVKSLEPGEFFGEMSLLTGEPRAATVAALTDTVVYQIGKEDLELLLAHRPEIAVNISQIVAQRRQDLTALEKLTPGEKAVAQQSFAEQILDKMKSVFTSLRHGLGLRHRETAIAK